The DNA region CCTATGATGAGCGAGAGCTTCTGGCCCGTCTGATCCAGTGTGAGGCGGGAGGCGAGGGAGAAATCGGAATGAAGGCAGTGGCCGGGGTGGTGATGAATCGGGTGAATGTCCTGGGTGGCGAATACCAGCGTGTGGGGCAGGGGAGCCTGCAAAACATCGTGTTCCAGCCGGGGCAGTTCACCTGCCTGGCGGAGACGGTGGGGGGTGTGTACAATCCGCAGAACATTTACAATATGCGCCCTACCCAGGAAAACTATGATATTGCCGACTGGGCTATGGCCGGAAATCGCCTGCCGGTGGTGGGGGATGCGCTGTGGTTTTACAGCCCTTACGACAGACCCTGCCGAAGCTATTTTCCCTCCCGGGTGGGGCAGTTCGTGGAGCAGATCGGCGGACACTGCTTTTATGTTCCCACGGACGCATATTATGAAACTTGAGTGAGGTGTGACGGATGCTGCAAATACATACGGAGCCACAGGCAGAAGATATGGGCGGACTGTCCGGCGGCATGGCGGGTATGAGTCCCGACTCGCCCGACGGGAGCGGGATGATGGGCCCACGCACCGGGCAAAATGAGGGTGCAGAGACCGGGATGCCCACAGGGACTGGCAGCGGAAGCGTCTCCCTGATCCCCCAGCGCCCCGACCACATAATGCTGCGGCAGGGAGACACGGAGACCATTGAGGGACCGGCCGGCAGCCGGGCGGTGACCAACAGCTCCGTGCGGGGGCTGCTGGCGCGGAATTTGGGCTACTATGTGGTGGCCAGCTTCCTCATGGGTACCCAGCAGGCTGTCCAATGTGAGGGGATTTTGGCCAGCGTGGGGAATGACTATTTGGTCATCTATCAGCCGGACCAGAATCGGTTTGTCAGCGGAGACATTTATTCGCTGAAGTTTGTGGAGTTTCACGAGGACCAGTCTCCCTGCAGGCCGGGCTATCGGCGCAGGGATGCATTTCAGGGGTGGTAAGACCGGTATAAAAACCGACGAAATGTTTGTGCGGATTTTGAAAAAGCACTTCCCCGGGCAGCCGCCTGGGGAAGTGCTTTTTTAGCTGCAGGAAGTGCGAGCGTTATTAGGCAGAGGAAGATCAGTTTTCCAATTCGGGGGCGGTGAAGAGGGTCCAGGGGTATTGATGGGGAGGGGGCTGGGTAATATCGATTTCTTT from Vescimonas fastidiosa includes:
- a CDS encoding cell wall hydrolase, which encodes MAYDERELLARLIQCEAGGEGEIGMKAVAGVVMNRVNVLGGEYQRVGQGSLQNIVFQPGQFTCLAETVGGVYNPQNIYNMRPTQENYDIADWAMAGNRLPVVGDALWFYSPYDRPCRSYFPSRVGQFVEQIGGHCFYVPTDAYYET